The Natranaeroarchaeum aerophilus DNA segment GACTAGGACGCCGCCGAGGAACAGCCGCCACGGCTGGACGTCCGTGAGCCAGATCGTCACGCCACCGATCTCACGGAGCTGGCCTGTTGTCCCGGGCGTGTACAGTGAACTCGTGAGGAGTCCGGACTGAAACGTGAGCGCGTAGATCGCCGCCCCGGAGATGATCCCGAAGGTGAAGACGAGCCGCCAGTCCCGCGAGCTCCGGTACTGCTGGAATCGCGATCGATCGGAGGCGTACGAGAGTGTCGACTCGAGGAACGTGCTCGCACCGGCACTGATTCCGGTTCCGAGGTAGATCACCAGCGCGCCGAGGCCGACGAACAGCCCGCCGACGGCGTAGCGACTGATCCCCTCGGGAAAGAACGTCTCAAACAGCGCCGGAACGACGAGGTCGGGAATCATACCCGATCAGTCATCCGCGAGCGAGTCCTGGCTTGCTGCGCAGTTGTTCGGTCCGAGTTCGAGCTCGAAGGCCTCCTCGTCGTCTGCGGTCTGCTGACCGAGATTGGTCGCGATGATATCCTCGTAGTTGGCCGGCCGCGGAGGCATATCCGAGAGGATCACGTCGACGAACTCGTCTTCGTCCATCCGCAGTGCAGCCATCTCGTCGACGAGCTGACCGATCGGCGCGGTGTAGGTACCGTCCGCTGCGGGCTCCGCGGCGTCGCTAAAGTGCGCGCCACCGATGAGCGTCTCGTCGGGCAACGTGAGCACGCGTTCTTGCAGGGACTCGTAGAGCTGCTTTGCCGCATCGGGTGCGCCGGCGTCGCCCTCTTCGAGATCCGGCCGCGCGACGCTCTCGACGAACAGGCCGTCACCGGTCGCGAGCAGGGAGTCATCGATCAGATACGAGGTCATCCCGGAGGTGTGACCGGGCGTGTAGACGGTCTCGATCGTGGCGTCGCCGACTGCGAACTCGTCGCCGTCCGCGGCGAGGGTCATGTCGTCGGCGTAGGTGATCCCCCGGTCGACCGCTGGCTCGGGGATGACGCCCTCGACGCCCTCGTCAGCGAGGTTTCGTACCCCGGAAATGTGGTCCGCGTGGACGTGCGTATCGATCGCATACTGTAGTTCGACGCCGAGTTCTTCGGCATCGTCGAGATACCGGTCGGTAAACTCACGAAGGGGATCGATGACGGCGGCCTCGTCGCCGTCGTAGAGGAAATAGCCCAGACAGCCACTGGAGGGGCGCTGGTACTGCAGGAGCGTCCCTGTACCGTCGTACTCGGTCACTTCGACTGCCTCGTAGACGCGTGCCCAGCCGTTCATGCCGTCTTCGAGGTGGTCGACATCGTACCCGAGCTCTTTCAGCGAGCCAGCGACGTACTCGCTTGCACCGCCTTTGGCACACAGAACGGTCAGCTCACGATCGTCGGGGATCCGACCGAGTACGTCCTCCGGGATCTCGTCGTCGAGGAAGTGGAAATACGGAACGTTGATCGATTCGACGTTCTCGCCGTCGATCTTCCACTCCTCGTAGTCGCCCTCCATACGCGCGTCGAGTAGCGTAACCGACTCGCCTGCATCGATCTGTGCTTTTAGCTCGTTCGGGTCGATCGATTCGACGTCGACGTCAGGGGTTGGAAAGTCCATGTCGTCCATGTTGTACACCGTAGAATATTGGGTGATCCCTCATAAGAGTTTGCATGGTTTTGCGTTTACCACACAATATACTAGCTCCCCAATATTTCCAGATGCGGCCAAGTCGGTGATAGACTGGAAGAGAAGTAGTAATTCGCGTGGCTTCGTATGGCGGCTTTTCAATACCACTACAATAATCGGTGGCTTTATATCTCTCTACCCAATATTGTGTATTAGCTCCAATACAGAGCAGATTAACAATGAGTTCGCAATACGATATTACCGAAACCCTGGATGTAAAAGGACAGTCCTGCCCGATGCCCGTCGTCAAGACCAAACAGGCTGCAGACGAACTGGCCGAGGGGGAAATTCTCGAAGTGGTCGCCACGGATTCGGGCAGCATGAGCGACATCGATGGGTGGGCCGACGGAACGTCGGGCGTCGAACTCCTCGAGCAGGTCGAGGGCGACGACGTCTACAAACACTACGTTCAGAAGACGGCATGAGCACCGACAGCTCTACGCCCACGGATGAGGAGGCGACACCTGATCCCGCCGAGGTAGCGGCCCTCCGCGAGCGCGTCGACGAGCTAGAACAGTCGCTCGCGGAGCTTGATGACGGCGATGATCAGAAGCAGATGACGATCATCGCCACGAAGGGTACGCTGGACATGGCATATCCGCCGCTGATTCTGGCGAGTACGGCCGCCGCCTTCGGCTGGGATGTGGTCGTCTTCCACACGTTCTGGGGGCTGGAGATCCTCCACGAGGACAACGCCGAGGAGCTCAAACTGAGCGCCGTCGGCAACCCGAACATGCCGATGCCCAACGCCATTGCAGCGCTGCCCGGCATGGACGCGTTGGCGACGCGCATGATGCGAAACAAGATCGACGACAACGGCACCGCGACCATCGGCGAGCTGATCGAGCTCTCTCTCGACCAGGGCGTCGACCTGCAGGCCTGCCAGATGACGATCGAGCTGATGGACTACGACGAGGACGACTTTTTCGACGGCGTGACCACGGGTGTCGGCGCAGCGACTGCGCTCAACCACATGGCCGACGCCGACGTGCAGCTGCTGATCTAACAATGCGTGAGAAGGAACCAAGCCTCCGCGTCGTCGAAGCCGTCGCCGAAGCAGAGGAGAGCGATCCGGGGGATCTTTCTACCCCGCTTGCCAGTGTGATCGATCCCGACGCGCTGGATCGGTTGTTCGAGACAGCTGGTTACGAAGGCATGAGTCCCTGTTGCTCGGTATCGTTCACCTACTACGGGTATGACGTGAACGTCAACGCGAACGGACGAATCACTGTTCAGTAACCGTTACTCCGCGTGGCGCACGATGTGAATATCGTATCGTGGATCTTCCGAGAGCGGATTCCCCACACTGGTCAACGGCGTCGAGACGCGGCCCGCGTTCTCGCTGCCGATGAAGATGATCGACACCTGTAGCTCGGCCGCGACCTGTCGGATCGTCCGCGTGATGTCGGTCGTGATCGTCGCGCGATAGTCAGTCTCTTCAGTTTCCTCACAGCGGAAGGTCGCCTCGGGTGCCACGTCCTCCTGTTGATGCCGTAGCCGCGTACAGATCATCTTCGCGTCAAACGCCTCGTCAGGAGCGAGCCAGCCGCGGTCGCGCGCGAACTCGACATCGGGTGGGACCACGGCGAGGGCGACGACCTCCTCCCCGGTGAACTCGCCGAACTCCCGGGCACGGTCCAGCGCCGCCGTGGAGAGATCGGAGCCGTCGAACGGAACCAGCAGTGTCATACCGGCATCTCAGTCCCTCGGCAGTTAACGATTGCGCCGCGGCTCCGTTACTTCGAGAGTTGTAGTTTAACACTTCGAATGTTGTAGTATAACACTTCGAGTATTGTAGTTAGCGTTCACGCACCGTCCCGCCGCTCAGCCCGTCCCACACGACCCGGTAGCCCAGCTCTGCGAGGACCGTGCTGGCGTCGTCGATCCCCGTCTCGCCGATCCGTGTTTCGGCGGTAGCAAACTCCATGCCGTCCTCGATTCGATCTGCCAGCTCGGCGAGCACGTCCGGCCGGACCAGCGTGCGACCGATCAGCTCGTGCTCGGGGAACTCCCTGTCTTCAATTGCGCTCTCGCTCACGCCGTGCTGTTCGGCGAGGTCGGCCAGCGTCAGGACGTCCGCTTCGGGCTCGAGTTCATCGGGGAGGTCGGCCGCGCTATCCGTTTCCAGATCGGCCTCGTACCGGCGCAGGGCGTCACGCACGTCCTTGATCCGGACGGTGCCCGAATACTGGATCGCCCGATGATCCCGGGCCTCGATCGCTTCGCCAGCACCGAGACTCTCGTCGACGGCAACGAGCAGTTCGACATCCTCGACGGTATCGAGCTTCGAGAGCTTCGTTTCGACGTACTCGGGCGTCCAGAAGCCCATAATCTCGAAAAAGACGCGGAAGTCAGCAAAGCGGTAGTCGAACGCGAAATCGGGGATCATCACGCTCGCTCCGGCCGCGAGGGGTTCGGGCTCGCGGACGAGCTCCCAGTCGAGATCCAGCGCCGCAAAGCGGGCGGCGAAATCGGCCTCGACGCCGCTGTCGTAGCGGTCCTCGACGAGCGGTTCGACGCCTGGCACGCGAATTGGATCCTCAGCCGAGAGACGGAGTTCGCGTTCGGTGCCGCGGTCGTCGATTCGCGCGGAGAGTGTCCAGTCGTCCGTTTTGGCAACGCTCCGAAGCAGGCGGGCAAACTGGGTGCCGTACCGCCGGGTGGCACGGAACAGTCCGGTCGGTCCAGTGACTACCAGTTCGCGGCCCGCCGGCGTTTTCTCTACCTCATAGAGCAGTCCGAGCCGTTTCACCGCCGAGACCAGTCCCTTCGGATCTACCGAGCGCACCCTGATTTCCGTGGCGTCGAACAGCGCAGTCTGGGCCAGCGAGAGGTTGTACTGTGCGATCAGCGCTTCGGGACTCCAGCGGCTGTCGAACGATGTGAGTATCTGTCGATCGTCGAGATCAGCAAAGAGCGAGGTCTCGATGGCGTCGGACGATACCGCGAGTCCCGACGCCGCCCGATCGATCGCCGCCTCACGGTCGGCGACAGTAACAACCCCCACTGATTCTGCGGCCTCGAATGCGGATCGGCGCGCTCGCTCGGGATCAACCGGGGCACGCGTCTCGAACGCCGCGTCGTGTTCCAGCAGTCTGGCAAATCCTCGGAGGAGTTTGAAATCCTCGGCCTCGCGTTCGAGGTCGGTCAGCGCGTCCTCGAGGTCGCCTGCAGTATGATCGACGTGGCCCTGATAGGTCCCGATGGCTTTCGCAGCCAGCGGGCGGTGCTCCCGCCCGGCGAACTGTGGGTGATAGCCCCCGCCAGCACGCGAGACGCGGAGCAGGTCCTTCGTCAGCACGTGAGGAGCTACGGCTGGACGTAATAAAATCCGTTCGGGACGCTTGCACTGATCTACCTCTCACCGTCGAGGAAGGAAAGTACCGCTTCGTTGAACGCCTCGGTCTGCTCGCGCTGGGGCCAGTGCCCACAGTCCGGTCGGACGTCGAGCGTCGCGTCCGGGATCCGATCCGCTGTTCGTCGCGACCACTCGACCGGAAAGAGCGGGTCTTCGGCACCGTGGACGAGCAGCGTCGGGACGCCGAGGTCGCCGAGACGGTCCGAGAAGTCGGTCCGGTAGCCGCTTCGATCCACCTCGTGACGCCGCCAGCGGCGAAACGCCAGCCCGGCATCCGGCCGTTGTAGCAGTCGGTAGAACTCGTCGACGACCGACCGGGAGAGCGTACTGACATCGTTCACGATGCCGCCGAGTGCGCGCTTTGCAAGTCGTCGGTTCCGGCTGAGCAGGGAGATCGACAGCTCGTTCAGCTGTGGAAGCCGCGAAAGAATGTACGTCAGGTAGCCGTGGGGGAGCCCCCGGCCGAGACCGTGGCTGTCGACCAGCACGAGTTTTTGCACGCGGGACTGGTTGTACAGCGCGTACTGGAGCGCGATCCCACCGCCCATCGAGACGCCGACGAGCGTGACCGGCGAGATGTTTAGCGCGTCGAGAAAGTCGCCGAGGACGTCGGTATGGTACGCGGTCGTGTAGTCGGCAGCCTCCGGGCGGCTGCTGCTTCCGTATCCCGGCAGATCGAGTGCGATAACGCGGCGCTCGTGGGCAAACGGTGCGATCGAGCCGCCCCACGAGAGCGTCGCCGCGTCGACGATGCCGCCGTGGAGGAACACGACAGGTGTCGACCCGCTGCCCGCCGTAATGTAGTGGAGGTGTCGACCGTCCACGTCGATCCACATGTCGAGCGGTTCGAGCGTGTCCGTGTGCTCGGTTGCCATCGTGTGATATATCCACACGCTGTGGGAAATAGCTAACAGCGAGCTAGCTCATAATGACCGTAAGGTGGAAACCCGCGTCTTTAGGCGCGGGAGGAAGCCGACCACTCGGACACACACCGCGTTCGATAGCAGGTCGACTCCCCCCACGCCAATCCGAACTATTATAAATTCCAAGTGCTACATATGAAGTGAAGATGGTGGAAGGCTCAGGCACTCGCACCGTTCCCGTCAAACTCGATGTGGACAAGAGTGCCGCTGACCTCCTCCACCAGACCATCGACCACTTCCTCGACGCCGCCAACCATGTTGTAGACGTAGCGTGGGAATCCGACTGGAAAATCACCAGCAAACAGAAACTCCACGACCTCACCTACTACGACGTTCGAGACGACTCGCCACTCCCGGCCAATCTCGTGCAAGCCGCGCGAAACCGTGGGGCAGAAGCTGTCAAAGGCGTCGTAGAACGCTGGAAGGAAGGCAAAAAAGCCTCGAAACCCGAGTTCACGTCACGGTTCGCTAGCTACGACGCCCGAACCGTCACTGTCAACGACGACCACGCCACACTCGCCACCATCGACGGGCGAGTCACTGCGGAGTTCGTCCTTCCCGACGACCAGCGAGATACGCCTCACTCGGAGTACCTGTTCAACGACGAGTACGATGTGAAGGGAGCCACGCTTCACTACGACGAGGTTGAGGACTGTTTCTATCTTCACGTGCGGACAAAGCCCGCTGTGGAGAACGATGATGCCGACACAGGCGATGCCAAGCACGTCTCCGTCCTTGGTGTTGACCTCGGCATCACAAACATCGCAACCACCTCAACCGGACGATTCTGGGGCGGCGGCGAACTCAACCACTGGCACCGCGAGTACGAGAAGCGTCGGGGGTCGCTCCAGCAGACTGGGACTCGATGGGCACACGAGAACGTCCAGCGAGTCGGTCGGAAGGAAACTGGGCGGTTTGAGCAGATGCTTCACACGATCTCGAACGAACTCGTAGACGAAGCTCTGGAGAACGACTGTACGCATATCGTGTTCGAGCAACTCAACGGAATCCGCGAACGCTTGCCGCACGCGAAGGCGGTTCACAAGTGGGCGTTCCACCGCTTGTACGAGTACGTCACGTACAAGGCCGAGTCTGACGGGCTTGTCGTGAAGCAGATTAATCCTGCGTACACGAGCCAACGTTGCTCGAAGTGTGGGTTCACTCACGAGGATAATCGCCCGCACAATAACGGTCAGGACGAGTTCGAGTGTCTGAAGTGCGGGTACGATATTCACGCGGATTACAACGCGGCGAAGAATATCGGCTTGAAGTATCTCCGCGACCAGCAAAAGTCTGGGCGTGGAGGCGCACCCGTAGGCGTGCGCTTGAACAGCGGGATGATGAACGTAAACGGTGAGTATTCGCCTACTGTGTTACACAGTTAGAACGGGAGTCCACGCTGAATGCCACGCCCTTCAGGGCGTGGTAGCTTACTTCCGCCGGTTCGATACACCTTCCTCTGCGGTATCCCGAGCAACGACCTCGTATAGCAGGGCGCGGTCGCTCTCCTCGCTGGGGCGCAGGATTCGGCCGAGTCGCTGGGTGAACTCGCGTTCGCTGCCGCTGCCCGAGAGGACCACTGCGACGCTGGCATCCGGGACGTCGATCCCCTCGTCCAGTACGTTCGACGTGACGACGCGCGTGTACTCCCCCTTCCGGAACCGATCGAGAATCTCACGGCGCTCTCCTGTCGACGTCCGGTGGGTGATCGGCGGAATCAGAAATCGGTCGGCGATCCGGTAGGCAAAGTCGTTGTGGGCGGTAAAGACGATCGTGCGCTCGCCGCGGTGGCGATCGAGAATCTCTCCGAGTGCATCGACTTTCGCCTCGCTACTCATCATGATCTCGCGGGCGCGCTGTTTTGCCAGCAGGGCTTCACGCGCTTCGGGATCGCGCCCCGAGCGCTTGACGAGTTCCTGGTAGTCGCTACCGCTCCGGAGCTGGATGTTCGAGCGCCTGAGATAGTCAGTAAAGGTGCCCTGCTGGTCGTCGTACTCGGCGCGTTCGTCGGGCGGGAGTTCGACCGACCGGCGCTTGACCTCGTAGGCCGCGAGATGCTCACCAGCTAAATCGTCCGGTTCGAGCGAGTAGACGACCGGACCGACCAGCTCCGCAACGACCTCGTGAGCGTCGTCCGGGCGCTCGAAGGTGGCCGTGAGGCCGAGCCGCGCTGGCGCGGCGAGCAACTGTGCGATCTGTCTGAAGCCCTCCCCGCCGAGGTGGTGGACCTCGTCGAAGACGACCAGCCCGAACCGGCCGCCGATCTCGCTCGCCCGGAGATACGCCGAGTCGTAGGTAGCGACCGTCAGCGGGCCGACCTGCTGGACGCCCCCGCCCAGCTGGCCGAGCCTCACGTCGGGAAACTCCTCGGCGAGTTCGTCACGCCACTGCTCCAGCAGGTCGATCGTCGGCACAACGACGAGCGTCGGAGTCGACAGGGCCGCGATGGCGGCGACGCCGATCACCGTCTTGCCGCTCCCCGTGGGGAGTTCGAGGACGCCACGGCGATCGGCCCCCTCCCAGGCGTCGAGCGCGTCGCGCTGGTACTCACGGAGCTGGTAGCTCGACGACAGATCAGGGACGGCTGCGAGGTTCAGCACGTCGTCCTCGACGTCTTCGCCCCGCTCGTCGAGGGCGTCCCGGAGCGCTGCGTACCGGTGTCCGGGCGCGCGATAGGTCTCCGAGCGCGGGTCGTACTCGACGCCCGGCAGGTCGGCGACGTCCTCGCCGGTTAACTGGATCGTCCCGTCCTCGAAGCCGAGTCTCGTCGTCACGTCCTCGCGTAGACACGGAGGCTACAAAAACCGTTCCGGAGACGGTGGTCGTAGCAATCGAGACCCGAATAGTTATACTCATTCGGATTATATTGAATACAAGTGACGCGGTCCAGAACAAACAGACAAAAGAGCGTCGAGCGTGCTCGGTGGGGGAGCGTTGCAGTACTCCCGGTTGCTGCCCTGTTATTTTATTTCGGCGCGACAACCATCCCGGAGCTGGGTTGGCTGTTTGCCGGGCTCCTCCTACTGATCGGTGGGGTACTCGGCACGCTCCGATCGACCGATGTCTGGATCCAGGCACTGAGTACGTTGTACCTGTTTGTTGGAGTATGGCTAGTTGCAGTACTGCTACTTGGCTATACGGTCAGTCTCGGATCGGCGTAGGTCTCACCCCGGTGCTTAGGATGAATTAATTTTATTATCGTATAGTGT contains these protein-coding regions:
- a CDS encoding sulfurtransferase TusA family protein, which produces MSSQYDITETLDVKGQSCPMPVVKTKQAADELAEGEILEVVATDSGSMSDIDGWADGTSGVELLEQVEGDDVYKHYVQKTA
- a CDS encoding universal stress protein, whose protein sequence is MTLLVPFDGSDLSTAALDRAREFGEFTGEEVVALAVVPPDVEFARDRGWLAPDEAFDAKMICTRLRHQQEDVAPEATFRCEETEETDYRATITTDITRTIRQVAAELQVSIIFIGSENAGRVSTPLTSVGNPLSEDPRYDIHIVRHAE
- a CDS encoding HalOD1 output domain-containing protein, with product MREKEPSLRVVEAVAEAEESDPGDLSTPLASVIDPDALDRLFETAGYEGMSPCCSVSFTYYGYDVNVNANGRITVQ
- a CDS encoding YeeE/YedE family protein, producing MIPDLVVPALFETFFPEGISRYAVGGLFVGLGALVIYLGTGISAGASTFLESTLSYASDRSRFQQYRSSRDWRLVFTFGIISGAAIYALTFQSGLLTSSLYTPGTTGQLREIGGVTIWLTDVQPWRLFLGGVLVGVGTRIGKGCTSGHGVCGVGSASKTSIVGVATFMLVAIGTAQLVMALGVSP
- a CDS encoding DUF790 family protein gives rise to the protein MLTKDLLRVSRAGGGYHPQFAGREHRPLAAKAIGTYQGHVDHTAGDLEDALTDLEREAEDFKLLRGFARLLEHDAAFETRAPVDPERARRSAFEAAESVGVVTVADREAAIDRAASGLAVSSDAIETSLFADLDDRQILTSFDSRWSPEALIAQYNLSLAQTALFDATEIRVRSVDPKGLVSAVKRLGLLYEVEKTPAGRELVVTGPTGLFRATRRYGTQFARLLRSVAKTDDWTLSARIDDRGTERELRLSAEDPIRVPGVEPLVEDRYDSGVEADFAARFAALDLDWELVREPEPLAAGASVMIPDFAFDYRFADFRVFFEIMGFWTPEYVETKLSKLDTVEDVELLVAVDESLGAGEAIEARDHRAIQYSGTVRIKDVRDALRRYEADLETDSAADLPDELEPEADVLTLADLAEQHGVSESAIEDREFPEHELIGRTLVRPDVLAELADRIEDGMEFATAETRIGETGIDDASTVLAELGYRVVWDGLSGGTVRER
- a CDS encoding MBL fold metallo-hydrolase, whose protein sequence is MDDMDFPTPDVDVESIDPNELKAQIDAGESVTLLDARMEGDYEEWKIDGENVESINVPYFHFLDDEIPEDVLGRIPDDRELTVLCAKGGASEYVAGSLKELGYDVDHLEDGMNGWARVYEAVEVTEYDGTGTLLQYQRPSSGCLGYFLYDGDEAAVIDPLREFTDRYLDDAEELGVELQYAIDTHVHADHISGVRNLADEGVEGVIPEPAVDRGITYADDMTLAADGDEFAVGDATIETVYTPGHTSGMTSYLIDDSLLATGDGLFVESVARPDLEEGDAGAPDAAKQLYESLQERVLTLPDETLIGGAHFSDAAEPAADGTYTAPIGQLVDEMAALRMDEDEFVDVILSDMPPRPANYEDIIATNLGQQTADDEEAFELELGPNNCAASQDSLADD
- a CDS encoding alpha/beta fold hydrolase; the protein is MATEHTDTLEPLDMWIDVDGRHLHYITAGSGSTPVVFLHGGIVDAATLSWGGSIAPFAHERRVIALDLPGYGSSSRPEAADYTTAYHTDVLGDFLDALNISPVTLVGVSMGGGIALQYALYNQSRVQKLVLVDSHGLGRGLPHGYLTYILSRLPQLNELSISLLSRNRRLAKRALGGIVNDVSTLSRSVVDEFYRLLQRPDAGLAFRRWRRHEVDRSGYRTDFSDRLGDLGVPTLLVHGAEDPLFPVEWSRRTADRIPDATLDVRPDCGHWPQREQTEAFNEAVLSFLDGER
- a CDS encoding DsrE/DsrF/DrsH-like family protein; this translates as MSTDSSTPTDEEATPDPAEVAALRERVDELEQSLAELDDGDDQKQMTIIATKGTLDMAYPPLILASTAAAFGWDVVVFHTFWGLEILHEDNAEELKLSAVGNPNMPMPNAIAALPGMDALATRMMRNKIDDNGTATIGELIELSLDQGVDLQACQMTIELMDYDEDDFFDGVTTGVGAATALNHMADADVQLLI
- a CDS encoding DEAD/DEAH box helicase, with protein sequence MTTRLGFEDGTIQLTGEDVADLPGVEYDPRSETYRAPGHRYAALRDALDERGEDVEDDVLNLAAVPDLSSSYQLREYQRDALDAWEGADRRGVLELPTGSGKTVIGVAAIAALSTPTLVVVPTIDLLEQWRDELAEEFPDVRLGQLGGGVQQVGPLTVATYDSAYLRASEIGGRFGLVVFDEVHHLGGEGFRQIAQLLAAPARLGLTATFERPDDAHEVVAELVGPVVYSLEPDDLAGEHLAAYEVKRRSVELPPDERAEYDDQQGTFTDYLRRSNIQLRSGSDYQELVKRSGRDPEAREALLAKQRAREIMMSSEAKVDALGEILDRHRGERTIVFTAHNDFAYRIADRFLIPPITHRTSTGERREILDRFRKGEYTRVVTSNVLDEGIDVPDASVAVVLSGSGSEREFTQRLGRILRPSEESDRALLYEVVARDTAEEGVSNRRK
- a CDS encoding RNA-guided endonuclease InsQ/TnpB family protein, coding for MVEGSGTRTVPVKLDVDKSAADLLHQTIDHFLDAANHVVDVAWESDWKITSKQKLHDLTYYDVRDDSPLPANLVQAARNRGAEAVKGVVERWKEGKKASKPEFTSRFASYDARTVTVNDDHATLATIDGRVTAEFVLPDDQRDTPHSEYLFNDEYDVKGATLHYDEVEDCFYLHVRTKPAVENDDADTGDAKHVSVLGVDLGITNIATTSTGRFWGGGELNHWHREYEKRRGSLQQTGTRWAHENVQRVGRKETGRFEQMLHTISNELVDEALENDCTHIVFEQLNGIRERLPHAKAVHKWAFHRLYEYVTYKAESDGLVVKQINPAYTSQRCSKCGFTHEDNRPHNNGQDEFECLKCGYDIHADYNAAKNIGLKYLRDQQKSGRGGAPVGVRLNSGMMNVNGEYSPTVLHS